DNA from Mucilaginibacter mallensis:
GTAAATGACGCAATCCTACCAAAGGCATAAAAGACCAATTATTGGTAAAGTCATATCGAAGCCAGATCAACGCCGTTGTTGCAAATATCAGTTGTTCAAAGAATGAAAGCAAATCAGAACGCGCTTCGCGTGTTGTGATTTGCTTCATTTCATTGAAATAGCCATTAACCCTTTCGTGTTATAGTGAGCTTATTTCACCGGCCTATTTTAGGAGCCCGGTCAAGTCCCTGGTCTAAATCTTCGCCGGGGTTCCTGCCTTTTTTTTGATCTTGTTCTTGCCTTTTTTGTTCCTCCTTCCTCAAATTTTGCTGGATCAGTTCTGGTAAGGCAGATTGAAAAAGCTGTTTAACCACAGCAATCAACTCGTTTTGAATAGGGTGGGCTTCGACAAATTCTTTAATATCAACCCCAAGTATTTCTGCCGTAGCTACCGGATCGAGCTTTGCTTCAATGGGGATTTCGACTACAACAACATTTTTCGGCAGTGATTTGATATTGGCCGGGGGATCGTAAACGGTATGTTTTTGCGTATGATAGAAAAAGAGATAGGCTTCGCCTGCACGCCCGGCCTGCATCTGGTGCAATTGGATGCTGTTTCCCGGTGCTTTTGTTTCACGTAACTCGCCCAACCGCAGGTCTATGGTAAAATCTGTTCCATTAATGTCAATATGTGGCAATTCACCCACCAGGCGCTTATTAAGCTGCTCCGCAAATTCCTGCTCCTTTATTTGTTGCTCCATTTGCAACTGCAATTGTTTTTGGGTGGGATATTCACTCTGCATGTCTTTCAGGAAACCTTTAATCTCCTGCTCAGCGGCGTTCCTGGCCTGCATTAAATGAACCGCATGTTGAACACCCTGGTTAAAACTTGCTGAAAGCTCCGGCGACCATTTCCGGTCAATTTCATCCTGGAACAACTGCAAGGGATTAGGCGGATTGGTAGCGATCAGATAAACCCCTAACTTAAAGGAACCTTCAACGGGTTCAACGCTACGGCCATACATTTGCAGTTTGTTGTACAATGCGGCAGATTGTACAGTATAAAGGGTGGGCACAACCATCTCATATTTTTGGTCATGCACTTCCTTGCCGACCATTCTGCCACCTTTCTCCTGGGACTTCATGTCCTCAAAGCGCAGGTGGGTGCCCAACAAACTCAGCCGGGGATGGATAGCCAGCAGCTTAATCTCTACACGGTAGCCCTTTTG
Protein-coding regions in this window:
- a CDS encoding zeta toxin family protein, with amino-acid sequence MYTLSEQRFDKIQQIIIEDNTAIAKASDSPVVIILGAQPGAGKTELERIARAELGGNIINCNADLFRDYHPDAHEIKSRFESYYPSLTAKYAQDWNNGLRAYCEDNRLNYILETTFSSGPEMNKTIDELQQKGYRVEIKLLAIHPRLSLLGTHLRFEDMKSQEKGGRMVGKEVHDQKYEMVVPTLYTVQSAALYNKLQMYGRSVEPVEGSFKLGVYLIATNPPNPLQLFQDEIDRKWSPELSASFNQGVQHAVHLMQARNAAEQEIKGFLKDMQSEYPTQKQLQLQMEQQIKEQEFAEQLNKRLVGELPHIDINGTDFTIDLRLGELRETKAPGNSIQLHQMQAGRAGEAYLFFYHTQKHTVYDPPANIKSLPKNVVVVEIPIEAKLDPVATAEILGVDIKEFVEAHPIQNELIAVVKQLFQSALPELIQQNLRKEEQKRQEQDQKKGRNPGEDLDQGLDRAPKIGR